The genomic DNA GGTATCGATTTCACCGGTGGACGTAACTATGTGATCCGTTTCGCCCAGGATGTGAAGACTGACGAAGTCCGTAATCTGTTGGATGCGCAGTTGGATGGTTCTGTTAGCGTTATCCAGATCGGTACTCCCGACCAGGTTCGTGTATCTACCAACTATAAGATTGAAGACAATGATCCGGCTATCGACCAGGAAATCGAAAATAAATTGTTTGAAGGTGTCAAGTCATTGCTTCCGGAAGGAACGACTTTGGCTCAGTTCACGGATCAGTATATCCAGAGCTCACAGAAGGTAGGACCGAGTATGGCAGACGATATCAAGAACGCTGCGTTTCTCGCAGTTGTATTTGCCATGTTCTGTATGGCGGCTTATATCTTGCTTCGTTTCCGCGACATCTCATTCTCTGTCGGTGCATTCGCTTCTGTAGCTGTCACGACTTTGTGTATTATTTCTTTCTATACGTTGCTTTGGAAGGTATTGCCTTTCTCTATGGAAGTCGACCAGACCTTTATCGCGGCTATCCTGACAATCATCGGTTACTCTATCAACGATACCGTGGTTGTGTTCGACCGTATCCGTGAAACAATCGGTCTGTATCCGAAGCGTGATCGTTATCAGGTGATCAACGATGCATTGAACTCGACTTTATCCCGTACCTTCAATACATCATTAACTACATTGGTAGTTGTATTGTGTATCTTCATCCTGGGTGGTGCGACGATCCGTAGCTTTACGTTCGCTATCTTGTTAGGTATCATTATCGGTACATATTCTACTCTGTTCGTGGCAACTCCTATCGCTTACGAATTGCAGAAGAAGAAGATCAATAAGAAAGCAGCTGCTGAAGCTGGTAAATAAGAATAGATTTTAATCCGATAGAAAAGGGCTGTTCCTGGTTAAGGGAATGGCCCTTTTTGTGCTTCTAAACATAATTGTGCCGGTTGGCAAGATGAAAGAGAATGCTTATCTTGTACGCCTCTTACTTCTGCTATTTACTTACAGATTGTAAGAAAACACCTTAAAATATCATGTTATGGAAGTACGCCTAAGTAACCAATTGCCGGTTTACCCATCTTTTGTTCCCGGTATCCGCCGCGCTCCTGATCGCGGCTATTCACTTACGCCTGCACAAACAGAAACGGCCTTGAAGAATGCGCTCCGTTACATTCCCGAAGAGTTGCATGAAGTGCTGGCTCCGGAGTTTATGGAAGAGTTGATGACTCGCGGCCGCATTTACGGATACCGTTATCGGCCGGAAGGAGACTTGAAAGCCAAGCCTGTCGACCAATATAAAGGGCAATGTCTGGAGGGAAAGGCTTTCCAGGTGATGATCGACAACAATCTCAGTTTCGATATCGCTCTCTATCCATACGAACTGGTCACGTATGGCGAAACCGGGCAGGTTTGCCAGAACTGGATGCAGTATCGCCTGATCAAGCAATATCTCGAAATACTGACGAGCGAGCAGACACTCGTGATCGAGTCCGGACATCCGTTGGGACTGTTCCGTTCCAAGCCGGATGCACCCCGTGTGATTATTACCAATTCCATGATGGTCGGCCTGTTCGACAATCAGAAAGACTGGCATATAGCCGCCCAGATGGGTGTCGCTAATTACGGACAGATGACCGCCGGCGGCTGGATGTATATCGGTCCGCAGGGGATTGTGCACGGGACGTTCAATACCTTATTGAATGCCGGGCGGAAGAAATTAGGCATTCCGCAGGATCAGGATTTGCGCGGGCATCTCTTTGTCTCCTCCGGTCTCGGAGGAATGAGTGGGGCACAACCGAAAGCGGCCGTTATAGCCGGTGCTGCCAGTATCATTGCAGAAGTGGACAGTTCCCGCATCCAGACCCGCCATTCGCAAGGTTGGGTTCAGCATGTGACTGAAGATAAAGCAGAAGCATTCCGTATGGCGCAGGAGGCTATGCAGGTAAGGGAACCGATTTCGATCGCTTATCATGGCAATATAGTAGACTTGTTGGAGTTTGCCGAGGCGCAGGCGATCCGGATCGATCTGCTGAGTGACCAAACTTCCTGTCATGCCGTCTATGAAGGTGGTTACTGTCCTGTCGGCATCTCCTTTGCCGAGCGTACGGAACTTCTTTCTCACGATATGGACCGGTTCTGCTCGTTGGTCGATCAATCTCTGCACCGTCATTTCGAGGTAATCAAGAAGCTTGTGGCTTGCGGCACTTACTTTTTCGACTATGGAAACTCGTTTATGAAAGCCATCTACGATGCCGGTGTAAAGGAAATTTCCCGGAACGGAATAGATGAGAAAGACGGTTTCATCTGGCCTTCCTATGTCGAGGACATTATGGGGCCGGAACTGTTCGATTATGGTTACGGGCCTTTCCGCTGGGTATGCCTGAGTGGGAAACATGAAGATCTGGTAAAGACCGACCAAGCAGCTATGGATTGCATCGATCCGAACCGGCGCGGGCAGGACAGGGATAACTACAACTGGATTCGCGATGCCGAGACAAACCGGCTTGTTGTCGGTACCGAGGCGCGCATTCTCTACCAGGATGCGGAAGGAAGATTGAATATCGCGCTCCGCTTCAACCGCATGGTGCGGGACGGAGAAGTCGGGCCGATCATGCTTGGACGTGACCATCATGATGTGAGTGGGACGGATTCGCCTTTCCGCGAAACGTCCAATATTTATGACGGAAGTAACGTCATGGCCGATATGGCTGTCCAGTGTTTTGCCGGAAATGCGGCACGGGGTATGAGCCTTGTTGCCCTTCATAATGGCGGCGGAGTCGGTATCGGGAAAGCGGTAAACGGTGGTTTCGGTATGGTGCTGGATGGAAGCGAACGGGTGGACGAAATCCTTCGTTCCGCCATGCTCTGGGATGTGATGGGAGGAGTGGCACGCCGTTCCTGGGCCAGGAATCCGAATGCCATGTCTACCAGTGCCGCCTTTAACGAAAACTATGGCGACTGGTATCATATCACGCTGCCTTTTATTCCGAAAGAAGATTTAATTCAAAATAGTATACGTACCTCTTTAAAACGCAAAGTATGAGTACATGGAATAAGATAATGGAATGTGTCCCCAATTTCAGTGAGGGAAGGGATTTAGAGAAAATAGAAAAGATAGTAGATAAATTTCGTGCCAAAGCCGGTGTAAAGCTGTTGGATTACAGTAATGACGAAGATCATAACCGACTGGTCGTAACGGTAGTCGGTGAACCGGAAGCTTTGAAGGACGCTTTGCTCGAAGCCATCGGACAGGCGGTGGAACTGATAGACCTCACGAAACACTCCGGGCAGCATCCGCGGATGGGAGCGGTCGATGTCGTTCCTTTTATCCCGATCAGAGGGTGTACGATGGATGAGGCGATTGCGCTCTCCAAAGAAGTGGGCGAGAAGGTGGCCGCTCTCTATCGAGTACCGGTTTTCCTGTATGAGAAGTCGGCTTCGGCTCCACACCGAGAGAACTTGGCGGCGATCCGCAAAGGTGAGTTTGAGGGTATGGAAGCAAAGATCAAGCAGCCGGAATGGAAACCTGACTTCGGGCCTGCCGAACGGCATCCATCGGCAGGGACAGTGGCGATCGGCGCCCGTATGCCGCTGGTGGCTTATAACGTCAATTTGGGCACGGCAAACCTGGAGATCGCGAGCAGTATCGCCAAAAAGATCCGCTTCATAGGTGGCGGGCTCCGCTACTGCAAGGCGATGGGAGTGGAACTGAAAGAACGCGGCATCGTGCAGGTTTCGATCAATATGACCGATTATACCCGCACCGCCCTTTATCGCGCTTTCGAGCTGGTACGCATTGAGGCACGTCGCTATGGTGTCCCAGTCGTCGGAAGCGAGATTATTGGGTTGGTTCCGATGGAGGCGTTGATTGATACGGCTTCTTACTATTTGGGACTGGAAGACTTTTCAATAGATCAGGTATTGGAAACCAGGATAATGGGATAGACGATGGAAGACGAAAAGATATTGATACGGAATGCGTCGCAGGTGGTGACTTGTTCTGGTTTTGAAGCGAAGAAGGGGAAGGCTATGTCCGATGTCGGGATAATCGAGGACGGGGCGGTTGCTGTATCGGATGGTATTATCACGCATGTGGGACCGACTGAAGAGGTCCTCCGGCAAGTGGATGTCGGAGATTATCTGGAAGTAGACGCTTCCGGACGTGCGCTTCTGCCAGGGTTTGTGGATAGCCATACGCACTTCGTCTTCGGTGGTTACCGCGAGGAGGAGTTCTCTTGGCGGATGAAAGGAGACAGCTATATGTCGATCATGGAAAGGGGAGGCGGGATCGTCAATACGATGAATGCGACCCGGAACGCCAGCTATGATGACCTGTACGGCGATGCATACGACCGTCTCGACGCTATGATGGATATGGGCGTGACTACTGTCGAAGGAAAGAGTGGTTACGGTCTTGACTTGGCGACCGAGCTGATCCAGCTTCGTGTCATGAAGGAGTTGAACGACGAACACCCGTTGGATGTGGTCTCTACTTTCCTCGGTGCACATGCTGTCCCGCCGGAGTTTGCCGGGCGTACGGACGCATATGTCGATTACATAATAGAAGGAGTGTTGCCCCATGTGCGTGCAGAACATTCGGTAACCTTCTGCGATGTCTTTTGCGAACAAGGCGTTTTCTCGGTCGAACAAAGCGAACGTTTGTTGAAAGCAGCCCGCAGCCAGCGTTTCAAACTGAAACTTCATGCCGATGAGATCGTTTCTTTCGGAGGAGCCGAATTGGCAGCCCGCCTGAAAGCCGTGAGTGCCGACCATCTGTTGCATATCTCCGATACCGGCATCAAACGCCTGGCACGTTCGGGGACGATCGCGACTTTGCTTCCGCTTACCGCTTTCTCGCTAAATGAACCTTATGCTCCGGGACGCCGGATGATAGATGCCGGTTGCGCCGTGGCACTGGCTTCCGACCTGAACCCCGGTAGTTGCTTCTCCAGTTCGATCCCGTTGTTGTTCGCCCTGGCCTGCATCCAGATGAAACTTACTCCCGAAGAAGCCCTGACCGCCCTTACGATCAACGGAGCGGCAGCGTTAGGGCGGGAAAAGAAGGTCGGTAGCATCGATGTCGGAAAGAAGGCGGACTTGGTCTTGTTGAAATTCCCTTCTTATAAGTTCCTTCCTTATCATATAGGAATGAATATCGTGGACACGGTTATCAAAGACGGCGTGCTTTATATCGTTTGACGGGATGAAGATAAAATGTTTAATCTTAAATAATAGACACAATGCTTGTAGATTTGACAATCAAAGGATTTCTTGCCGAAACGGCGGGTAGCGCGCCTGTTCCGGGGGGCGGAAGTATCTCGGCTCTGAACGGGGCTATTGCGACGGCACTTACCGAGATGGTGGCAAACCTGACGATCGGTAAGAAGAAATATGCCGATGTGGAAGGCCAGATGCGGACAATCGCGACGGAGGCAGCCATCATTCGTGAACGGCTGATCCGGGATATAGACCGCGATAGCGAAGCGTACGACCGTGTGTTTGCCGCCTTTAAACTCCCGAAGGAAACGGAGGAGGAAAAAGCCGAGCGCAGCCGGGTGATCCAGGATGCGACGAAACAGGCGGCTATGGTCCCGATGGAAGTGGCCGAAGAGATTGCCTCGGTGATGGAGACTATTATATATGTGGCGCATAAAGGGAACCGGAATGCCGTGACCGATGCCTGTGTGGCGATGATGACGGCCCGTACCTGTGTGTTAGGGGCTTTGCTGAATGTCCGTATCAATCTTACATCTATCAAGGATGAAGCGTTTGTCAAACGGATGTCGGAGAAAGCGGATTTCCTCGAATCCGAAGCGATCCGGATAGAGAAGAAGTTGCTGGATTGGACGCAGGAGCAATTGAAAGTTGAAAATTGAAAGTTATGGGAAATGTACATTATGTGGGGGCGGAACCGCTGACGTTCGAACGTATCGAAGAGATATTGACCGGAAATATGAAGTTGGAACTGACCCCGGAAGTGAAGGAACGTATCCAGCGTTGCCGCGATTATCTGGACCGGAAGATCGAGACACAGAGCGAGCCGCTTTACGGCATCACGACAGGCTTTGGTTCCTTGTGTAATAAGAATATCTCGCCGGATGAACTCAGCACCTTGCAGGAGAATCTGGTGAAAAGCCATGCCTGTAGCGTGGGGGATGAGGTGAGCCCGGTGATTGTCCGCCTGATGATGCTGTTGAAGGCGCATGCTTTGTCGCTGGGGCATAGCGGCGTGCAGGTGATAACGGTGCAGCGTATCCTTGATTTCTTTAATAATGACGTGCTCCCGATCGTCTATGACCGGGGTTCGCTTGGGGCGTCGGGCGACCTGGCTCCGTTGGCGAATCTTTTCCTTCCGCTTATCGGAGTGGGAGATGTGTATTATAAAGGGAAGAAGAGGGAGGCTATCAGTGTCCTGGACGAGTTTGCCTGGAAGCCGGTGCGCCTGATGAGTAAAGAGGGATTGGCGTTGCTGAACGGTACGCAGTTTATGAGTGCCAACGGCGTGTTTGCCCTGATGCGTGCTTTTGCCGTGTCGAAGCGGGCGGATCTGATTGCGGCCTTGTCGCTCGAAGCCTTCGACGGGCGGATCGATCCTTTTATGGATTGCATCCAGCAGATGCGTCCGCATCCCGGACAGATCGAGACGGGCGATGCTTTCCGCCGCATTCTGGAGGGCAGCGAACTGATCAGCCGGAAGAAGGAGCATGTGCAGGACCCGTATTCGTTCCGCTGCATCCCGCAGGTACACGGGGCGACGAAAGATGCGATCCGGTATGTCTCCGGCGTATTGCTTACCGAGATCAATTCCGTGACGGACAACCCGACGATCTTTCCCGACGAGGACAAGATCATCTCCGGAGGTAATT from Parabacteroides merdae ATCC 43184 includes the following:
- a CDS encoding urocanate hydratase, giving the protein MEVRLSNQLPVYPSFVPGIRRAPDRGYSLTPAQTETALKNALRYIPEELHEVLAPEFMEELMTRGRIYGYRYRPEGDLKAKPVDQYKGQCLEGKAFQVMIDNNLSFDIALYPYELVTYGETGQVCQNWMQYRLIKQYLEILTSEQTLVIESGHPLGLFRSKPDAPRVIITNSMMVGLFDNQKDWHIAAQMGVANYGQMTAGGWMYIGPQGIVHGTFNTLLNAGRKKLGIPQDQDLRGHLFVSSGLGGMSGAQPKAAVIAGAASIIAEVDSSRIQTRHSQGWVQHVTEDKAEAFRMAQEAMQVREPISIAYHGNIVDLLEFAEAQAIRIDLLSDQTSCHAVYEGGYCPVGISFAERTELLSHDMDRFCSLVDQSLHRHFEVIKKLVACGTYFFDYGNSFMKAIYDAGVKEISRNGIDEKDGFIWPSYVEDIMGPELFDYGYGPFRWVCLSGKHEDLVKTDQAAMDCIDPNRRGQDRDNYNWIRDAETNRLVVGTEARILYQDAEGRLNIALRFNRMVRDGEVGPIMLGRDHHDVSGTDSPFRETSNIYDGSNVMADMAVQCFAGNAARGMSLVALHNGGGVGIGKAVNGGFGMVLDGSERVDEILRSAMLWDVMGGVARRSWARNPNAMSTSAAFNENYGDWYHITLPFIPKEDLIQNSIRTSLKRKV
- the ftcD gene encoding glutamate formimidoyltransferase; the encoded protein is MSTWNKIMECVPNFSEGRDLEKIEKIVDKFRAKAGVKLLDYSNDEDHNRLVVTVVGEPEALKDALLEAIGQAVELIDLTKHSGQHPRMGAVDVVPFIPIRGCTMDEAIALSKEVGEKVAALYRVPVFLYEKSASAPHRENLAAIRKGEFEGMEAKIKQPEWKPDFGPAERHPSAGTVAIGARMPLVAYNVNLGTANLEIASSIAKKIRFIGGGLRYCKAMGVELKERGIVQVSINMTDYTRTALYRAFELVRIEARRYGVPVVGSEIIGLVPMEALIDTASYYLGLEDFSIDQVLETRIMG
- the hutI gene encoding imidazolonepropionase, which encodes MEDEKILIRNASQVVTCSGFEAKKGKAMSDVGIIEDGAVAVSDGIITHVGPTEEVLRQVDVGDYLEVDASGRALLPGFVDSHTHFVFGGYREEEFSWRMKGDSYMSIMERGGGIVNTMNATRNASYDDLYGDAYDRLDAMMDMGVTTVEGKSGYGLDLATELIQLRVMKELNDEHPLDVVSTFLGAHAVPPEFAGRTDAYVDYIIEGVLPHVRAEHSVTFCDVFCEQGVFSVEQSERLLKAARSQRFKLKLHADEIVSFGGAELAARLKAVSADHLLHISDTGIKRLARSGTIATLLPLTAFSLNEPYAPGRRMIDAGCAVALASDLNPGSCFSSSIPLLFALACIQMKLTPEEALTALTINGAAALGREKKVGSIDVGKKADLVLLKFPSYKFLPYHIGMNIVDTVIKDGVLYIV
- a CDS encoding cyclodeaminase/cyclohydrolase family protein: MLVDLTIKGFLAETAGSAPVPGGGSISALNGAIATALTEMVANLTIGKKKYADVEGQMRTIATEAAIIRERLIRDIDRDSEAYDRVFAAFKLPKETEEEKAERSRVIQDATKQAAMVPMEVAEEIASVMETIIYVAHKGNRNAVTDACVAMMTARTCVLGALLNVRINLTSIKDEAFVKRMSEKADFLESEAIRIEKKLLDWTQEQLKVEN
- the hutH gene encoding histidine ammonia-lyase gives rise to the protein MGNVHYVGAEPLTFERIEEILTGNMKLELTPEVKERIQRCRDYLDRKIETQSEPLYGITTGFGSLCNKNISPDELSTLQENLVKSHACSVGDEVSPVIVRLMMLLKAHALSLGHSGVQVITVQRILDFFNNDVLPIVYDRGSLGASGDLAPLANLFLPLIGVGDVYYKGKKREAISVLDEFAWKPVRLMSKEGLALLNGTQFMSANGVFALMRAFAVSKRADLIAALSLEAFDGRIDPFMDCIQQMRPHPGQIETGDAFRRILEGSELISRKKEHVQDPYSFRCIPQVHGATKDAIRYVSGVLLTEINSVTDNPTIFPDEDKIISGGNFHGQPLAISYDFLAIALAELGNISERRVAQLIMGLRGLPEFLVANPGLNSGFMIPQYAAASMVSQNKMYCYAASSDSIVSSNGQEDHVSMGANAATKLFKIMDNLDHILAIELMNAAQGIEFRRPARTSPILEKFLKAYRKEVPFIGEDIIMYPEIHRTVAFLRRYTL